CTTTCCCTGAGAAATGTAACCCATCCGCCAATAGCTCCTTCCATTGGTCACCGGCCTCCCTAGCAAATGCCTCTGCCAAATCGATGAAGACAACATCATCTGGGTGGCCTTTGgcaattttcttcaagacGTCTCCAtacttctttaaattctcCTCAGTACGAATCCATCCCTTCTGGATCTCCTCACCCCTCGAAGGCTCCCATTTACCTCTGTCAAGCAACCCTGGTCCTATCAGCAATACCTTTATACCCTTTGCCAACAACATTCCGATCAAAGACTCCATATTTGTCTCGTATTCGTCAATGGGGACGCTCTGGGGACCTTTCAAGCAGACATCGTTAGCTCCAAAAAACAATGTACTCAACACAACATTCTGCTCTACCTCCAGGATCCTAGGTAGGATATGCAAAGCCCAACGACTCGTGTATCCGGCAAACCCTCGATGAACGATATCTAACCGACGAGCATATGCGTTGGCCAGGGCGGCCCCCAGGGAGAATTGCTCAGGATTGAAACTAAACTCAGTAATGGAGTCCCCAAATAACAGGAACTTGTCGTATTGCAAGGACATTAATCCACTGgttgattgattgattgcTCTGCTCTTGGTGTTTTCCATCTGTATGttccttcattattaatagaAATCTCGCTTAACGAAAAATAACGAATGTTTCAAGATTCGAGAATAAACTTAAAGGTACACTCATAACTACAACACATTTACGATCCATAACAAGAGTGAAGCTACCAGGCTCGAGATATACACACAAgtttgatttgaataacCGATGAGCAGTTCTGCAGTTGCCAGTACAGGGACCCTCAGCGAGGGCTTACCCGTTTGTGTCCGGTGTAAGAAGTCTATCACGAGCGGCCATGCCTACGAGTTGGGCGACGATAAGTGGCACACTCATTGTTTCTCATGTTATAGATGTGAGAAACCACTAAGTTGCGACTCAGATTTCTTGGTCCTGGGAACAGGTGCCTTGATATGTTTCGACTGTTCTGATTCGTGTAAAAATTGTGGTAAGAAGATTGATGATTTGGCAATCATCTTATCATCATCGAATGAAGCCTATTGTTCGTCATGTTTTAAGTGCTGTAAGTGTGGAGAGAATATTACTGATCTAAGGTATGCCAAGACGAAACGAGGGTTGTTCTGTTTGAAATGTCATGAGAAGTTACTGGCAAAGAGGAAACATTACGAACAGAAAAAGAGACTACACAAAGATCTACCCACTATCCCGCCTCCTGTTCCGAATATATcagaggaggaagaagaggaggaaaTGGAGGAAAAGAGTGCTCAATCCCGATCAAGAGAATCCAACACCCCCAATCTAATTATTCCAGCACGATCAGCCAATAGACCGATTTCTCCATCGAGAAGTGGCAATTCACATTCACGGTCCAATTCAAGGTCATTCTCTAATGTGTCAACTTTGATCAAATCCACCTCTGAAAGTGTAGTGGCGCAATATCTGAATAAAAGCGATGATGACGAGCAAAATACCGATACCAATGAAAACGATGCAATAGGAGAAGAATCTAAACTTGAGGAAAACCGTCCACAACATTCAAGAAACGTATCTATAGATTTTGTTCTCAATTCTACTTTAGAACatggtgatgaagaagatgaagaggatggTACTGACAACGTAGTGTTGGAAATACCATCATCGaataaagatttattgAGTAGAACACCATTAAGAAATACACTCAACGATAAAACCTTTAAATCTCCAAGTTCTTATAGAAGAGGTATGATTCTTCGAGATGACGATGGCGATGATAACAGTTTGGATGATGGCACCAATACTAAACAAAGTATTGAGGCTATGTACATTGATCCCCATGATTTGGAACCAAAACAATTAGATTTATTGGAGGCACCAATATCACTAGCTCCACCAACTGAGCCTAAACATGGATTAGCTCTAAA
The sequence above is a segment of the Naumovozyma castellii chromosome 8, complete genome genome. Coding sequences within it:
- the IAH1 gene encoding isoamyl acetate-hydrolyzing esterase (ancestral locus Anc_5.449), which gives rise to MENTKSRAINQSTSGLMSLQYDKFLLFGDSITEFSFNPEQFSLGAALANAYARRLDIVHRGFAGYTSRWALHILPRILEVEQNVVLSTLFFGANDVCLKGPQSVPIDEYETNMESLIGMLLAKGIKVLLIGPGLLDRGKWEPSRGEEIQKGWIRTEENLKKYGDVLKKIAKGHPDDVVFIDLAEAFAREAGDQWKELLADGLHFSGKGYQVFFDEVMKAIAMNFPQFVPDNIEFKLPLWREVNEDGLNI